A section of the Rhizomicrobium sp. genome encodes:
- a CDS encoding dipeptidase, which produces MKTLTRRTVLASGAALAAAPAFAKPRPSPLDHVKAIHQKLICLDTHLDTPANFARPGWDIMQRHTAAEFSQVDYPRMVEGGLDGGFFAIYTPQGPLTPDGMMAARDAALVRAAAIRETVAKNAAHFELAFVPGDAARIAGKGKRIVYQSIENSYPLGTDVTLLRSFYALGVRMAGPVHFKDNQLGDSATDKSRSWKGLSPMGRDWLALCNELGIVPDASHSSDDVFDQMVAGSKTPIILSHSGCRAVHEHPRNIDDARLKRLADTGGVIQVNSLSSYMIATPDNPDREKAFGVIYGRLRGVADMTPADARKAVAEAGAAMKALNAKYPQPRATFEDYMAHMLHALKLVGPEHVGVGADWDGGGGVTGMEDCADNWKITARLLKEGYREDDLRKIWSGNVLRVLGAAEDGRAKPAAPPPPVGGGE; this is translated from the coding sequence ATGAAGACGCTGACGCGCAGGACCGTGCTGGCGAGCGGAGCCGCGCTCGCGGCGGCGCCGGCCTTCGCGAAGCCGCGGCCGTCGCCGCTCGACCACGTCAAGGCGATCCACCAGAAACTGATCTGCCTCGACACCCATCTCGATACGCCGGCGAATTTCGCGCGGCCCGGCTGGGACATCATGCAGCGCCATACGGCGGCCGAGTTCAGCCAGGTCGACTATCCGCGCATGGTCGAAGGCGGGCTCGACGGCGGGTTCTTCGCGATCTACACGCCGCAGGGGCCGCTCACGCCGGACGGCATGATGGCGGCGCGCGACGCGGCGCTGGTCCGCGCCGCCGCGATCCGCGAAACGGTTGCGAAGAACGCCGCCCATTTCGAACTCGCCTTCGTGCCGGGCGATGCCGCGCGCATCGCGGGCAAGGGCAAGCGGATCGTCTATCAGTCGATCGAGAATTCCTATCCGCTGGGCACCGACGTCACCCTGCTCAGAAGCTTTTACGCGCTCGGCGTGCGCATGGCCGGACCGGTCCATTTCAAGGACAACCAGCTCGGCGATTCGGCGACCGACAAGAGCCGTAGCTGGAAGGGCCTGTCGCCGATGGGCCGGGACTGGCTGGCGCTGTGCAACGAGCTCGGCATCGTGCCCGACGCCTCGCATTCCTCCGACGACGTGTTCGACCAGATGGTCGCGGGTTCGAAGACGCCGATCATCCTGTCGCATTCCGGCTGCCGCGCGGTGCACGAGCATCCGCGCAACATCGACGATGCGCGCCTGAAGCGGCTCGCGGACACGGGCGGCGTCATCCAGGTCAATTCGCTCAGTTCCTACATGATCGCCACGCCCGACAATCCGGACCGCGAGAAGGCGTTCGGCGTGATCTATGGAAGGCTGCGCGGCGTCGCGGACATGACGCCGGCCGACGCCAGGAAGGCGGTGGCGGAGGCCGGCGCCGCGATGAAGGCGCTGAACGCGAAATATCCGCAGCCGCGCGCGACCTTCGAGGACTACATGGCGCACATGCTGCACGCGTTGAAGCTCGTGGGACCGGAGCATGTCGGTGTCGGCGCCGATTGGGACGGCGGCGGCGGCGTCACCGGCATGGAGGACTGTGCCGACAATTGGAAGATCACCGCGCGCCTGCTCAAGGAGGGCTATCGCGAGGACGATCTGCGGAAAATCTGGAGCGGCAATGTGCTGCGCGTGCTTGGGGCGGCAGAGGACGGCCGCGCGAAACCCGCCGCGCCGCCGCCGCCGGTCGGAGGCGGCGAGTGA
- a CDS encoding polysaccharide deacetylase family protein yields MRFWKFIAGAVFAATAIGAASAQPAGDDRIALFQAKNIFHSGLRHAHVVALTFDDGPNTNTPAVLDALKAMNVKATFFIVGDMARRYPDILARIAAEGHLLANHSATHPLLNRRFDAAPERLISQIRVVHDLIAPLMKPTDKFYFRAPYGAWRTAHAEILNADPLLRNYVGPIYWDNGGEISMTSDGYVMSAADWSCWHHRWTAETCAKGYLREIRRHDGGVVLMHCVHRQSGALVEAVVPALVEEGYRFARLDEVPEYRQYETPPANATVADAARQPMRYADVKPPLKVK; encoded by the coding sequence ATGCGGTTTTGGAAGTTCATCGCGGGCGCGGTGTTCGCCGCGACGGCGATCGGCGCGGCCTCGGCGCAGCCGGCCGGCGACGACCGGATCGCCCTGTTTCAGGCCAAGAACATCTTCCACTCGGGCCTCCGCCACGCGCATGTCGTGGCGCTGACGTTCGACGACGGCCCCAACACCAACACGCCGGCGGTGCTCGATGCGCTCAAGGCGATGAACGTGAAGGCGACGTTCTTCATCGTCGGCGACATGGCGCGGCGCTATCCCGACATCCTGGCGCGCATCGCCGCGGAGGGACACCTGCTGGCCAACCACAGCGCGACCCATCCGCTGCTCAACCGCCGCTTCGATGCGGCGCCGGAGCGGCTTATCAGCCAGATCCGCGTGGTGCACGACCTGATAGCGCCGCTGATGAAGCCGACCGACAAATTCTATTTCCGCGCGCCCTACGGCGCATGGCGTACGGCGCATGCCGAGATCCTCAACGCCGATCCGCTTCTGCGCAACTATGTCGGCCCGATCTACTGGGACAATGGCGGCGAGATCTCTATGACCAGCGACGGCTATGTGATGAGCGCGGCGGACTGGAGCTGCTGGCATCATCGCTGGACGGCCGAGACCTGCGCCAAGGGCTATCTGCGCGAGATCCGCCGGCATGACGGCGGCGTGGTGCTGATGCATTGCGTGCACCGCCAGTCCGGCGCGCTGGTCGAAGCCGTGGTGCCGGCGCTGGTCGAGGAAGGCTACCGCTTCGCCCGCCTCGACGAGGTGCCGGAGTACAGGCAGTACGAGACGCCGCCGGCCAATGCGACGGTGGCCGACGCCGCGCGCCAGCCGATGCGCTACGCCGACGTTAAGCCGCCGCTAAAGGTGAAATAG
- a CDS encoding transcriptional repressor: MGASGKTRFELIGPRSPEALICQCRSAGMRIGRTGSAVMRAVAQAQDPFDFDAVWAGARQIEPAISRDTIYRSLRRLRSVGLIRDHTLNTR; encoded by the coding sequence ATGGGTGCTTCCGGCAAAACCCGTTTCGAACTGATCGGGCCGCGCTCGCCGGAAGCACTCATCTGCCAATGCCGAAGCGCGGGGATGCGCATCGGGCGGACGGGAAGTGCCGTGATGCGCGCGGTCGCACAGGCGCAGGACCCATTCGACTTCGATGCCGTCTGGGCTGGCGCTCGCCAGATCGAGCCCGCCATTTCCCGGGACACCATTTATCGGTCGCTCCGGCGCCTTCGTTCGGTGGGCCTGATCCGGGATCACACCCTCAACACACGTTAA
- a CDS encoding CoA transferase, protein MSIARSTLAGLMGLAGRAMPDFVHFGSGAPALKTRFHADEAAAAAIAAGAVAAADIWTLRSGERQQVRVDSREAAAALVGFLHQKFADKTKAPDMRGQFEASPTAAKGFRRTRDGRFVFLHPSFPESTARLLKVLACPDEPEAVKAAVAKWDGLEFEDAVAAAGACAGLARAPEEWDESEQGRILANRPVVEVTRIGDSEPEPFKHGGDAPLDGVRVLDLTRVLAGPSCARTLAQYGADVMAISSPNLPSVPMFVSDTGHGKRAAFIDLETSDGRDILRRLAREGDVFSQSYRQGALERLGFGPLELARMRPGIVCTAINCYGHEGPWRTRPGWEQLGQTVTGMAVVHGGAETPRLQPGAVTDYATGFLAAFGTMIALERRARYGGSHLVRVSLAQTAVWMRGMGLAGEDRLAATQPLTAEEIAAWSIGSDTGFGPMTYLRPPVTLSATPARWTRPTVPLGTHAAVW, encoded by the coding sequence GTGAGCATTGCCCGATCGACGCTTGCCGGCCTGATGGGGCTGGCGGGCCGCGCGATGCCGGACTTCGTGCACTTCGGATCTGGGGCCCCTGCCCTCAAGACGCGGTTTCATGCCGACGAGGCGGCGGCGGCGGCGATCGCGGCCGGCGCGGTCGCGGCGGCCGACATCTGGACGCTGCGTTCGGGCGAGCGGCAGCAGGTGCGCGTCGACAGCCGCGAGGCGGCGGCCGCTCTCGTCGGCTTCCTTCACCAGAAATTCGCGGACAAGACAAAGGCGCCCGACATGCGCGGGCAGTTCGAGGCCAGTCCCACCGCGGCGAAGGGCTTCCGGCGCACGCGCGACGGCCGCTTCGTCTTCCTGCATCCGAGCTTTCCCGAGAGCACCGCGCGGCTGCTCAAGGTGCTGGCCTGCCCGGACGAGCCCGAGGCGGTGAAGGCGGCGGTGGCGAAATGGGACGGGCTCGAATTCGAAGACGCGGTCGCGGCGGCGGGCGCCTGCGCCGGGCTCGCGCGCGCGCCGGAGGAATGGGACGAATCCGAACAGGGCCGCATCCTGGCGAACCGGCCGGTGGTCGAGGTGACGCGGATCGGCGACAGCGAGCCGGAGCCCTTCAAGCACGGCGGCGACGCGCCGCTCGACGGCGTCCGTGTGCTCGATCTGACTCGTGTGCTGGCGGGGCCGTCCTGCGCGCGCACCCTGGCGCAATATGGTGCCGATGTGATGGCGATCTCTTCGCCGAACCTGCCTTCGGTGCCGATGTTCGTCAGCGACACCGGACACGGCAAGCGCGCGGCCTTTATCGATCTCGAAACCTCGGACGGCCGGGACATCTTGCGGCGCCTCGCGCGTGAGGGCGACGTCTTCAGCCAGAGCTACCGGCAGGGCGCGCTGGAGCGGCTCGGCTTCGGGCCGCTCGAGCTGGCGCGGATGCGGCCGGGCATCGTGTGCACCGCGATCAATTGCTATGGCCATGAGGGACCGTGGCGGACGCGGCCGGGTTGGGAACAGCTCGGCCAAACGGTCACCGGCATGGCGGTGGTGCATGGCGGCGCGGAGACGCCCCGGCTGCAGCCCGGCGCGGTGACGGATTACGCGACGGGTTTCCTCGCCGCCTTCGGCACCATGATCGCGCTCGAGCGGCGCGCGCGGTATGGCGGTTCGCATCTGGTGCGCGTGTCGCTGGCGCAGACCGCGGTATGGATGCGCGGCATGGGATTGGCCGGCGAAGATCGGTTGGCGGCGACGCAGCCCCTCACCGCCGAGGAGATCGCCGCCTGGTCGATCGGCAGCGACACAGGCTTCGGCCCGATGACCTATCTGCGTCCGCCGGTGACGCTGAGCGCGACACCCGCGCGGTGGACGCGGCCGACCGTGCCGCTCGGCACGCATGCGGCGGTCTGGTGA
- a CDS encoding TonB-dependent receptor: MTPKPTSRQSRATPVDYQNDPFSALDLVGNAPDADYFALNYNEPITPPTTVSSSVHQGASQVGIYAQDQMAYGDHWFLTGGLRQDWSSIKTVNYAGAFFGMAPAQQDDSALTGRVGLVYVSDIGLAPYVSYSTSFVPQSGTDFFGTPFDPLTGQQYEAGIRYAPKSGWISATLSFYDLTEQHVLSADPDIAHNGFQIETGEERSRGIEFETVVTPFRGLNITGAYTYDDVRITKSTDPTEIDRQPANTPSTQASVFADYTFQDGALQGFGLGGGMRYASAAWTDTTNTIPTGSLTFFDADVHYEVQDWRIALNVDNVADSRTQLCFGEVCHFSRGRTIIGSITRRFE; this comes from the coding sequence GTGACCCCGAAGCCTACATCAAGGCAATCCCGGGCCACGCCAGTGGACTATCAGAACGATCCGTTTTCGGCGCTGGATCTCGTCGGCAATGCGCCCGACGCCGACTACTTCGCCCTGAACTACAACGAGCCCATCACGCCGCCGACGACGGTTTCCTCATCCGTGCACCAGGGCGCCAGCCAGGTCGGCATCTATGCGCAGGACCAGATGGCCTATGGCGATCACTGGTTCCTGACCGGCGGTCTGCGGCAAGACTGGTCGTCGATCAAGACCGTCAACTATGCCGGCGCCTTCTTCGGCATGGCGCCGGCGCAACAGGATGACAGCGCGCTGACCGGCCGCGTCGGGCTTGTCTACGTCTCCGACATCGGTCTGGCGCCCTATGTCAGCTATTCGACGTCCTTCGTGCCGCAATCGGGCACCGATTTCTTCGGCACGCCGTTCGATCCGCTGACCGGCCAGCAATATGAGGCCGGCATCCGGTACGCGCCCAAAAGCGGCTGGATCAGCGCGACGCTGTCGTTCTACGACCTCACCGAGCAGCATGTCCTGAGCGCCGATCCCGACATCGCCCATAACGGCTTCCAGATCGAGACCGGCGAGGAGCGCTCGCGCGGCATCGAGTTCGAGACCGTCGTCACGCCATTCCGCGGCCTGAACATCACCGGCGCGTACACCTATGACGACGTGCGGATCACAAAATCGACCGATCCGACCGAGATCGATCGGCAGCCCGCCAACACGCCGTCGACGCAGGCCTCGGTATTCGCCGACTACACCTTTCAGGACGGCGCGCTGCAGGGCTTCGGTCTGGGCGGCGGGATGCGCTACGCCAGCGCGGCCTGGACCGACACCACCAACACCATCCCCACCGGCAGCCTGACCTTCTTCGACGCCGACGTGCACTACGAGGTTCAGGATTGGCGCATCGCGCTCAACGTCGACAACGTCGCCGACAGCCGGACCCAGCTCTGCTTCGGCGAGGTGTGCCACTTCAGCCGCGGCCGCACCATCATCGGCAGCATCACGCGGCGGTTTGAGTGA